AGGTAGAACCCTGGTTATGTGGCTGGGGGGATTTCTGGGATTTGTGATTATTGATTATTTGTCAGTGGGGCTGCATTTTGATGATTGGTACACTGCGTTTATAGCTGCAGGGGTGGTGGGCATTCTAAATGCGATGTTCTGGCCAGTGTTAACCAGAATATTATTGCCCTTTATGGTGTTTACCGTGGGAATAGGGGCATTGCTGTTAAATGCATTTTTATTATGGCTGGCCAGTGACTTAGTGGCTGGATTTACCATTGAAGGACCTGCCCTGATATTAACGCCCATTGCCATGGCTGCAGTAACTGCAGTGTTATCTGCTATTTTAACCATTGATGATGATGCCACCTATTATCGGAGTGTTATCAGAAAGTTTAAAAAGGGCAAAATTAAATTTGATGAAAAACCAGGTGTAATCTTTTTGGAGATAGATGGTCTTGCCTTTAACATTCTTAGTGAGGCTCTGGAGAAGGGAGCCATGCCCACCCTTAAGAAATGGCTGGAAAATGGCACTCATAGGGTGATGCCATGGGAAACTGACTTATCCAGTCAAACCGGGGCCAGCCAAGCAGGAATACTCCATGGGAATAACCACAATATTCCCGCATTCAGATGGGTGGAGAAGGATAAAAACAATAAGATCATGGTATCCACAGGATTAGCTGATGCCCCAGTTATTGAAAAAAGGATTTCCGATGGTAACGGGCTTTTAGCCTGTCATGGTGCCAGCAGAACTAACCTTTTCTCAGGTGATGCAGGTGATGTTATTTTTACCTACAGTCAGCTTAAAGACCTGGGAAGATTTTATAGCCGGGCATGGTACTATGTTTATTCTTATCCATCTAACTTCGCCCGTATCGTAGCACTATTCCTGTGGGATGTGCTGCTGGACTTGGCATCCCAAATAGTCCACTGGATAAAAAATATTCAACCTCGTATAAAGCGAGGTTTAATTTATCCATTTATAAGAGCAGGAGCTAATGTGTTCCTCCGTGAAGTTACCACAGCTGTAGTTATTGGAGACATGCTGGACGGTAAAATTGACGTGGCCTACGTAACCTACCTTGGATATGATGAAATAGCCCATCATTCTGGAACTCGGGATTGGGATGCCTTCCACGCCCTTAAAAAGTTGGATATGCAGTTTCATCGTTTGGATAACGCCCGTAAATACTCACCACGCCCCTACCATCTGGTGGTTCAATCAGACCATGGTCAGACCAATGGAGCCACTTTCCTGCAAAGATATGGTTTGAGTCTGGAGGATCTGGTCCGGGATTTAATGCCTCCAGAAACTCGTATCTACAGTGAACTCTCTTCCAATGAAGACCACTTTGGCCAGGCAATCCAGAATCCCATTGAAGATAGTAAAAAATATATAATGGGCAGAAGTGAACCAGTGGTGGACGAAAGCAGGTATATCTTTGATACAACAGTAAAAAAGGCTGATGAAACTCCTGTTATTAAGGGAAAAGTATTAGGCTACTTGCAACGTCACCAAATCGGAGAACTGCATTCAAAAGTATCTTCTGCGAATGCTCAGGTTATTGTCCTGGCATCTGGAAATCTGGGTCTAATATACCTAACCGAACATGTTGATCGGTTAACATTTGAACAGATAAAAACCATTTACCCTGATCTTATCCCTGGCCTGGTTCAACACGAGGGAGTGGGATTTGTAATGGTCAGTTCCAAGGAACATGGGCCAATGGCCATGGGAAGGGAAGGAATCCACTATCTTAAAGATGGAACTATAGAAGGAGAAGACCCATTAACTCCTTTCGGACCAAGAGCACATGAACACCTCCTTCGCACTGACAGTTTCCAATACGCCCCGGATATTCTGGTTAATAGTTTTTATGATGAGGAAAAAAATGAAGTGGCTGCATTTGAAGAACTGGTGGGTAGTCACGGTGGTTTGGGCGGTGAACAAACACAGCCATTTATCTTATATCCTTCACAATGGTCTATGGGTTCTGAAGAGATAGTTGGGGCTGAAAAATTATACAAAGTTCTTAAAAAACAGTTGGAGCAATTATAAAACAGGTTTACAAGCATATCCTCTGTTATATTAGGAATTGAAAGTTCAACATATTAGGATATTTTAAAATTAAGATTTAAGTTGTAAAACTTTGAGATGGAAACTATGAGTCAAAAGAATGGTAAAAACAGGAAGAATGTAAAGATTGGATCTGAAGTTTACATTGTGCTCAAAAAGGATCAGCGTAGTGGTAAAAGAACTAAAGGTGTGGTTAAAGATTTATTAACCCGCTCCGCATTCCATCCCCATGGGATAAAAGTACGGCTTGAGGATGGCAGAATTGGAAGGGTTCAAGAAATAATTCAAGTAAAAGAATAGAAGTTAGCAAATTCATAATTTCCGATTAATTGAAAAACATTAATTAAACTACTATTAAGAGCATTAATATTGATAAAAATGTAGTATTTATAAAAATAAGGAATTAATTAAATAGGGGTTAAAAATTTTTAAATAAATTTTAAAAAGGTTAAAAAAAGGTTAGTTATATTTATTTCTCATCCTGGGTGACTGGGATCTTCCAGAGATAACCTACTTTTTTACCGCTTAATTGTTTATTTTTACCTTTCTTCTTGGTTAATTGGGCTTCACTGCCTTCCCATGATTCAACGTGTTCATCTAGGTATCTGGCTATTTCTTCACTGTATTTTTTGGTTCCAATGGTGTAATTATCACTTTTATTACGGATATAACTGATTCCGTCACCTTTTTCTTCCATTACCTTGGATATTTCCATTATTTTTTTATAAAAATCTACTGACATAATGAGGTCTCCTTAACTTTATTTGGTTAAAAAAATATTCATGAGTTTGTTAGGTATTTTATTCATTTTTTAATTCGATCCATATAATTGTATGGTTTAATAGAAAAATAATAAAAATTGGTGGGAATAAATAGAGAAAAATTTTTTATAATCTTTTTCTCTAAATCTCTTCCAAACCACTAGAGTGTAACACCCATGTCTAACTGTTCTGTGAGTTCTTTGTACCTGTTACGAATGGTAACTTCGGTAACTCCTGCTATGTCGGCCACGTCACGTTGGGTTTTCCTTTCACCGAGTAATACTGATGCGATGTAAAGGGCAGCGGCAGCAACTCCTGTAGGCCCCCTTCCGGAGGTCAAACCTTTTTCCATGGCTTTTTCTATGATTTCTATGGCTTTGGATTGAACTTCTCCTGATAGGTTCAGTTCACTGGCAAAACGGGGCACGTAATCCACAGGACTGGTTGGTGGTAGTTTGATGTTCAGTTCCCTGGTAAGGAAACGGTAGGTTCTACCCACTTCTTTCTTGCTTACACGGGATACTTCGGCTATCTCATCCAGGGTTCGGGGAACATTACACCTTCTGCAAGCAGCGTAAAGTGATGCTGCAACCACTCCCTCTATGCTTCTTCCTCTGATGAGTTTGTTCTCCACAGCGTTACGGTATACTACTGATGCAGCTTCTCGCACACTTCTGGGGAGTCCCAGTCGTGATGAGTCACGGTCCAGTTCTGAGAGGGCAAAGGCTAGGTTACGTTCAGTTGCACCTGAAATCCTGATTTTTCTCTGCCATTTCCTGAGCCGGTACCACTGGGCCCGGTTCCTGGCGGGGATGTCACGGCCGTAGATGTCCTTGTTTCTCCAGTCGATCATGGTGGAAAGACCCTTATCGTGGATGGTGTAGGTGATAGGTGCACCTACCCTGGTCCTTTTATCACGTTGTTCATGGTCGAAGGCCCTCCATTCAGGACCCATATCCACCAGGTTGTCGTCAATTACCAGACCACAGGAACCACAAACGATTTCTCCACGTTCATGATCATTTATAAGTTTTTCAGACTGACATTCAGGACATTTAGTCTCGATTTTTTCAATCTCAGACATATCCTGTTTCATCTGTTCTTTCCCTGAAACTTCTACCTTCTCTTTAGCAGTTTCTGGAATTTTTTCAACTAATTCTTGCTTCGTTTCCGTCGCCCCCATTTCTTCTTGGCTTGTTTTGGCACATAAAGTGTCTCTCCAACTCGGTTTTCAAAGTTTTCAGAAATTGATGCAAGGATCTTCACAGATATGTATGGATCCTTAGTAGGTCCGAAGACATCATGAATAAACCCTACTTTCTTACGACGAGAGTTAAAAACAGACAATCCTAAAGCAGGTGTTTGGTTCGATCGGAGTATAATTCGTCCTCTGTTTGACAAATGTAGTATGCTTCCAAGTTTCTTCATGCACTAAACCGAAAATTTTATATACTCTATGTTCTTCAATTTCTAGTATATAAATCTTTCGATAGCTTTATAAAAAAGATCACTAAATGTATCCTAATTTTCACTAATCTGCGCGCTATGAATCGGCTGATGGTGAGTTAACACTTTTATTCTTAATCTTGCGCCCATAGTAGAGTGCTGCCAGCGCACCAATTATGGTGGGAACGAAATAACTGGCCAAACGATCAATGAGGCTGGCGGCCATTACCACATCAGCTGAAACACCAACCACTGCAAAGAGGCCAATTAAAGTAGCTTCCCTTATTCCCCAAGCACCTGGAAGTAATGGTAAGAGACTAATCAGAATTCCAATGGTGTAAATTATTACCAGGGGTAATACTGGGGGGTATACTCCTAAAGCCCCAAAACATACATACATTCTTAACATGTCAAAGCCCCACATGGCAAATGATAGAATAAAGGCCAATAAGAATATTTTCCGGTCTTTCAGTGCAGTGATAAAACCAGTTGAAAACCGGTTGATATAGAAGATTATTCTGTCACTAATCTCATTAAATGAAATTTCTTTTTTGGTTAGGCGGACTGCAGTGGGATAAATGGATCTGGCAATTGATATAATTACCCGTTGAGTGATTTCTTTTCTGAGACCAGCATAGATCAGTATTCCAAATAGGGTTATAGATGCAATAATCATGGCTATTACAAATATTCTGGTTACTGGAGGTATATTCCAGCTTAGCAAAAACAGGGCAGCGATAATTGATATCAAAACGAATGGTAGGAATTCAAATACCCTATCTGCAGTCGAAGATGCAAATCCTATTTCAAATGGTGTTCCTTCCACCTCCTTTAACAGGTACGCCCTCAGAGGCTCTCCACCTGCAGCACTGGGCGTGACATTGTTCCCGAATAAACTGGCCAATAGTAACATTAGAAGGGTGGTGAATTTAGGGGAGGTGTCTACCACATCCAGAATCAGCTTCCACCTTAAGGTCCAGACCACATTTATTCCTATTTCTAATACTATATTAAATAGAACCCATTCCCATTTGGCTTTTCCAAGGGCTGAAACTACATCATTAAAGCCGATAAGAAAAGTCATTACGAAAATCAAAAAAGCAGCGACAGCAAAGGAAACAAGAATCTTCCATTTATGTTTTCGTAAAACTTGGTAAGTGTCCTGCATCAAACACCTCTATTAAAAAAACCTTACTCAAAAAAATCTTTGGAAATGGGATGTAAAAATAATCCACATCCAAAATAATTATGTACAACAATTTTAAAGGTTATTAATATTTAATTACAATCAAATTCCTAAAATATCAGATAAAGATACACCTTCTTCAAGTTCACGAAGTATTTTATCCTCATTATTTTTAATCTGCATTGACTTTTTGATCACATTATCCAAAAGTACTTCAGCCACCACCACTACTCCACAGTCATCACCAAAGATCCAGTCTCCAGTTTTAACTTTAACCCCTCCACAATCTAGGGGAATGTTAATTTTCCCCTCGGCCCGTGGTGTTCCAGCATGGGGGACTACAGAACTTGAAAAAACAGGGTAATTCAGTTCTCGGACTGCAGATACATCCCGCATTGCACCATAGATCACCGTGGCTTGAATACCTTTTTTCTGGGCGTATTTACTAAATAATTCACCCCATACTCCAATTTTATCCCCGTCACAACATATAAAAACTATTTCGCCCTTTTTGGCAGTTTCAATAGCTTTTAATGAAGTTCCCCAATCGTCCTGTTGGGTTTTAACCGTGACTACCCTACCACTTATCTTTAGATCATCCTTGATAGGTTTTACAC
This DNA window, taken from Methanobacterium subterraneum, encodes the following:
- a CDS encoding phage holin family protein gives rise to the protein MGDGEKHSLDWHSQIQGHSRFYWLGRTLVMWLGGFLGFVIIDYLSVGLHFDDWYTAFIAAGVVGILNAMFWPVLTRILLPFMVFTVGIGALLLNAFLLWLASDLVAGFTIEGPALILTPIAMAAVTAVLSAILTIDDDATYYRSVIRKFKKGKIKFDEKPGVIFLEIDGLAFNILSEALEKGAMPTLKKWLENGTHRVMPWETDLSSQTGASQAGILHGNNHNIPAFRWVEKDKNNKIMVSTGLADAPVIEKRISDGNGLLACHGASRTNLFSGDAGDVIFTYSQLKDLGRFYSRAWYYVYSYPSNFARIVALFLWDVLLDLASQIVHWIKNIQPRIKRGLIYPFIRAGANVFLREVTTAVVIGDMLDGKIDVAYVTYLGYDEIAHHSGTRDWDAFHALKKLDMQFHRLDNARKYSPRPYHLVVQSDHGQTNGATFLQRYGLSLEDLVRDLMPPETRIYSELSSNEDHFGQAIQNPIEDSKKYIMGRSEPVVDESRYIFDTTVKKADETPVIKGKVLGYLQRHQIGELHSKVSSANAQVIVLASGNLGLIYLTEHVDRLTFEQIKTIYPDLIPGLVQHEGVGFVMVSSKEHGPMAMGREGIHYLKDGTIEGEDPLTPFGPRAHEHLLRTDSFQYAPDILVNSFYDEEKNEVAAFEELVGSHGGLGGEQTQPFILYPSQWSMGSEEIVGAEKLYKVLKKQLEQL
- a CDS encoding YwbE family protein, which encodes MSQKNGKNRKNVKIGSEVYIVLKKDQRSGKRTKGVVKDLLTRSAFHPHGIKVRLEDGRIGRVQEIIQVKE
- a CDS encoding transcription initiation factor IIB gives rise to the protein MKQDMSEIEKIETKCPECQSEKLINDHERGEIVCGSCGLVIDDNLVDMGPEWRAFDHEQRDKRTRVGAPITYTIHDKGLSTMIDWRNKDIYGRDIPARNRAQWYRLRKWQRKIRISGATERNLAFALSELDRDSSRLGLPRSVREAASVVYRNAVENKLIRGRSIEGVVAASLYAACRRCNVPRTLDEIAEVSRVSKKEVGRTYRFLTRELNIKLPPTSPVDYVPRFASELNLSGEVQSKAIEIIEKAMEKGLTSGRGPTGVAAAALYIASVLLGERKTQRDVADIAGVTEVTIRNRYKELTEQLDMGVTL
- a CDS encoding H/ACA ribonucleoprotein complex subunit GAR1 — its product is MKKLGSILHLSNRGRIILRSNQTPALGLSVFNSRRKKVGFIHDVFGPTKDPYISVKILASISENFENRVGETLYVPKQAKKKWGRRKRSKN
- a CDS encoding UPF0104 family protein: MQDTYQVLRKHKWKILVSFAVAAFLIFVMTFLIGFNDVVSALGKAKWEWVLFNIVLEIGINVVWTLRWKLILDVVDTSPKFTTLLMLLLASLFGNNVTPSAAGGEPLRAYLLKEVEGTPFEIGFASSTADRVFEFLPFVLISIIAALFLLSWNIPPVTRIFVIAMIIASITLFGILIYAGLRKEITQRVIISIARSIYPTAVRLTKKEISFNEISDRIIFYINRFSTGFITALKDRKIFLLAFILSFAMWGFDMLRMYVCFGALGVYPPVLPLVIIYTIGILISLLPLLPGAWGIREATLIGLFAVVGVSADVVMAASLIDRLASYFVPTIIGALAALYYGRKIKNKSVNSPSADS
- a CDS encoding RraA family protein, with the translated sequence MEISADFLLGQFSSPKKGKHNDFSLENLGVSTSQISDSLKNLTGEYGVIPGVKPIKDDLKISGRVVTVKTQQDDWGTSLKAIETAKKGEIVFICCDGDKIGVWGELFSKYAQKKGIQATVIYGAMRDVSAVRELNYPVFSSSVVPHAGTPRAEGKINIPLDCGGVKVKTGDWIFGDDCGVVVVAEVLLDNVIKKSMQIKNNEDKILRELEEGVSLSDILGI